A section of the Neorhizobium galegae bv. orientalis str. HAMBI 540 genome encodes:
- a CDS encoding cell division protein ZapA: MAQVTVMIDGKAYRMACEEGQESHLTDLADRFDRYVGHLKSQFGEIGDLRITVMAGIMIMDELSEMTRKLGLLETEVAALKSNRDGALENQQHNEHRVVLALGELASRLDGLTAKLNGRTPAPVN; the protein is encoded by the coding sequence ATGGCCCAGGTAACGGTGATGATCGACGGCAAGGCCTATCGCATGGCCTGCGAGGAAGGACAGGAAAGCCACCTGACCGACCTTGCCGATCGATTCGACCGCTATGTAGGGCACCTCAAAAGCCAGTTCGGCGAGATCGGCGATCTGCGCATCACCGTGATGGCCGGCATCATGATCATGGACGAGCTTTCGGAGATGACCCGCAAGCTCGGCCTGCTCGAGACCGAAGTCGCGGCACTCAAGTCCAACCGCGACGGCGCGCTCGAAAACCAGCAGCACAACGAGCACCGCGTGGTTTTGGCGCTCGGAGAGCTCGCCTCGAGGCTCGACGGGCTGACCGCCAAGCTCAACGGTCGCACACCCGCTCCGGTGAACTGA
- the tkt gene encoding transketolase has translation MTSLDKHNRMANAIRFLAMDAVEKANSGHPGLPMGAADIATVLFTRYLKFDPKNSLWPDRDRFVLSAGHGSMLLYSLLFLTGYEDMTMEDIKQFRQLGSKTAGHPEYGHASGIETTTGPLGQGIANAVGMAIAERKLEEEFGSDLQNHFTYALCGDGCLMEGISQEAIALAGHLKLNKLVLFWDNNSITIDGAVSLSDSTDQVMRFKSAHWNTIEIDGHDVDQISAAIEAAQKSDRPTFIACKTIIGFGAPNKQGTHKVHGSPLGAEEIAAARKALNWEAEAFTVPADVLDAWRLAGLRSTTVRKDWEDRLAATAAEKKAEFVRRFAGDLPGNFDSAIDAFKKKIAENNPTVATRKASEDALEVINGIVIETLGGSADLTPSNNTKTSQMKSITPTDFSGRYMHWGIREHAMAAAMNGISLHGGLIPYSGGFLIFSDYCRPSVRLAALMGIRVVHVWTHDSIGVGEDGPTHQPVEQVAALRAIPNLLIFRPADETETAECWQLALKEKHRPSGLALTRQNLAPARKTYEEKNLCAQGAYELVSAADAKVTIFASGSEVELALKAQAVLDGKGIATRVVSVPCVELFFDQPESYQTAVVGNSPVKIAVEAGVREGWDHFIGPKGAFIGMKSFGASGPAKDLFKHFGITVEAVVAAAEKELA, from the coding sequence ATGACCTCTCTCGACAAACATAACCGGATGGCGAACGCGATCCGATTCCTCGCCATGGATGCTGTAGAGAAGGCCAATTCCGGCCATCCCGGCCTGCCGATGGGCGCTGCCGACATCGCGACGGTTCTGTTCACCCGCTACCTGAAATTCGATCCGAAGAACTCGCTCTGGCCGGACCGCGACCGTTTCGTGCTGTCCGCCGGCCACGGTTCCATGCTGCTTTATTCGCTGCTGTTCCTCACCGGTTACGAGGACATGACGATGGAGGACATCAAGCAGTTCCGCCAGCTCGGCTCCAAGACCGCCGGCCATCCGGAATACGGCCACGCGTCGGGCATCGAGACGACCACCGGTCCGCTCGGCCAGGGCATTGCCAATGCCGTCGGCATGGCGATCGCCGAGCGCAAGCTGGAAGAGGAGTTCGGCTCCGACCTGCAGAACCATTTCACCTACGCGCTGTGCGGCGACGGCTGCCTGATGGAAGGCATCAGCCAGGAAGCCATCGCGCTTGCCGGCCACCTGAAGCTCAACAAGCTCGTGCTCTTCTGGGACAACAACTCGATCACCATCGACGGCGCCGTCTCGCTGTCGGACTCGACCGACCAGGTGATGCGCTTCAAGTCCGCCCACTGGAACACGATCGAGATCGACGGCCATGACGTCGACCAGATTTCGGCTGCTATCGAAGCCGCCCAGAAGTCCGACCGCCCGACCTTCATCGCCTGCAAAACCATCATCGGCTTCGGCGCCCCCAACAAGCAGGGCACCCACAAGGTTCACGGCTCGCCGCTCGGCGCCGAGGAAATCGCCGCAGCCCGAAAGGCGCTGAACTGGGAAGCGGAAGCCTTCACCGTTCCGGCCGACGTTCTCGATGCCTGGCGCCTTGCCGGCCTGCGCTCGACCACGGTGCGCAAGGACTGGGAAGATCGCCTCGCCGCCACCGCTGCCGAGAAGAAGGCCGAGTTCGTGCGCCGGTTCGCCGGCGACCTGCCGGGCAATTTCGACAGCGCCATCGACGCCTTCAAGAAGAAGATCGCCGAGAACAACCCGACGGTCGCCACCCGCAAGGCATCCGAGGACGCGCTCGAAGTCATCAACGGCATCGTCATCGAAACGCTCGGCGGTTCGGCCGACCTGACGCCGTCGAACAACACCAAGACCAGCCAGATGAAGTCGATCACCCCGACCGATTTCTCCGGCCGTTACATGCACTGGGGCATCCGCGAACACGCGATGGCCGCCGCCATGAACGGCATCTCGCTGCATGGCGGGCTGATCCCCTATTCCGGCGGCTTCCTGATCTTCTCGGACTATTGCCGTCCGTCGGTCCGCCTCGCAGCCCTGATGGGCATCCGCGTCGTGCACGTCTGGACGCATGACTCGATCGGCGTCGGCGAAGACGGCCCGACCCACCAGCCGGTCGAACAGGTCGCAGCACTGCGCGCCATCCCGAACCTCTTGATCTTCCGCCCGGCCGACGAGACCGAGACGGCCGAATGCTGGCAGCTGGCGCTCAAGGAAAAGCACCGCCCGTCCGGCCTGGCGCTGACCCGCCAGAACCTGGCGCCGGCCCGCAAGACCTATGAAGAGAAGAACCTCTGCGCCCAGGGCGCCTACGAACTCGTCTCCGCCGCCGACGCCAAGGTGACGATCTTCGCGTCGGGTTCGGAAGTCGAACTGGCGCTGAAGGCGCAAGCTGTCCTCGACGGCAAGGGCATCGCGACCCGCGTCGTTTCCGTTCCCTGCGTCGAACTCTTCTTCGACCAGCCGGAATCCTACCAGACCGCGGTCGTCGGCAATTCGCCGGTCAAGATTGCCGTCGAAGCCGGCGTGCGCGAAGGCTGGGATCACTTCATCGGTCCGAAGGGTGCCTTCATCGGCATGAAGTCCTTCGGTGCCTCGGGCCCTGCCAAGGATCTCTTCAAGCACTTCGGCATCACCGTGGAAGCGGTTGTTGCCGCAGCCGAAAAAGAGCTCGCCTGA
- the gap gene encoding type I glyceraldehyde-3-phosphate dehydrogenase yields the protein MTVKVAINGFGRIGRNVLRAIVESGRTDIEVVAINDLGPVETNAHLLRYDSIHGKFPASVEVSGDTIIVGGGKPIKVTAIKDPATLPHRELGVDIALECTGIFTARDKAAAHLTAGAKRVIVSAPADGADLTVVFGVNHDQLTREHLVISNASCTTNCLVPVVKVLDDAIGIDHGFMTTIHSYTGDQPTLDTMHKDLYRARAAALSMIPTSTGAAKAVGLVLPHLKGKLDGTSIRVPTPNVSVVDFKFVAKKTTTVAEVNEAIKAASNGALKGILGYTEEPLVSRDFNHDSHSSIFAIDQTKVLEGNFVRILSWYDNEWGFSNRMADTSVALAKLI from the coding sequence ATGACTGTCAAGGTTGCCATCAACGGTTTCGGCCGCATCGGCCGCAACGTGCTGCGCGCGATCGTCGAATCCGGTCGCACCGATATCGAGGTCGTCGCCATCAACGACCTCGGCCCGGTCGAGACCAACGCCCACCTGCTGCGTTACGACTCGATCCACGGCAAATTCCCGGCAAGCGTCGAAGTCAGCGGTGACACGATCATCGTCGGCGGCGGCAAGCCGATCAAGGTGACGGCGATCAAGGACCCGGCAACCCTACCGCACCGCGAACTCGGCGTCGATATCGCGCTCGAATGCACGGGCATCTTCACCGCCCGCGACAAGGCCGCGGCGCACCTGACCGCCGGCGCCAAGCGCGTCATCGTCTCGGCCCCGGCCGATGGTGCCGACCTGACCGTCGTCTTCGGCGTCAACCACGATCAGCTGACCCGGGAACACCTGGTCATCTCCAACGCATCCTGCACCACCAACTGCCTGGTTCCGGTAGTCAAGGTTCTGGACGACGCGATCGGCATCGATCATGGTTTCATGACCACGATCCACTCCTACACGGGGGACCAGCCGACCCTCGACACCATGCACAAGGACCTGTACCGCGCCCGCGCCGCAGCCCTGTCGATGATCCCGACCTCGACCGGCGCCGCCAAGGCCGTCGGCCTGGTGCTTCCGCACCTCAAGGGCAAGCTCGACGGCACCTCGATCCGCGTGCCCACCCCGAACGTCTCGGTGGTCGACTTCAAGTTCGTCGCCAAGAAGACGACCACGGTTGCCGAAGTCAACGAAGCGATCAAGGCCGCATCCAACGGCGCCCTGAAGGGCATCCTCGGTTATACCGAAGAACCGCTGGTCAGCCGCGACTTCAACCACGACAGCCACTCGTCGATCTTCGCGATCGACCAGACCAAGGTGCTCGAAGGCAATTTCGTGCGCATCCTCTCCTGGTACGACAACGAATGGGGCTTCTCGAACCGCATGGCCGACACCTCGGTCGCGCTTGCCAAGCTGATCTGA
- a CDS encoding DUF4164 domain-containing protein, which translates to MPSEKTIDMVISELRAAIGGLESAVDARIERQRETQDVEGEVRRVHADRARLAQELDQSQFRANRLEEVNREVSRRLVTAMETIRAVLDR; encoded by the coding sequence ATGCCGTCGGAAAAGACGATCGACATGGTGATTTCGGAACTCAGGGCGGCGATCGGCGGTCTTGAGAGCGCCGTCGATGCGCGCATCGAGCGCCAGCGCGAGACCCAGGATGTGGAGGGCGAGGTCCGCCGGGTGCACGCGGACCGGGCACGGCTCGCGCAGGAGCTCGACCAGTCGCAATTCCGCGCCAATCGACTGGAAGAAGTAAACCGGGAAGTCTCGAGGCGTCTCGTGACGGCGATGGAAACCATCCGCGCCGTGCTCGATCGCTGA